The Solibacillus sp. FSL R7-0682 genome includes a window with the following:
- a CDS encoding superoxide dismutase family protein, giving the protein MRKIIVIMTSVLLLSGCNWFQKESLPVSAPETLAAKALMYNTNKELIGEVTFQETEKGVELAAVVNNLTPGVHGIHIHEVGKCDPPDFTSAGAHFNPTNKKHGVENPLGPHVGDLPNITVDDNGQVELNFVTADFTLKKGEKNSLFDEDGSSLVIHEKADDYKTDPAGNSGARIACGVIE; this is encoded by the coding sequence ATGCGAAAGATAATTGTTATAATGACGAGTGTTCTTTTATTAAGTGGCTGCAATTGGTTTCAAAAAGAATCCTTGCCTGTAAGTGCCCCAGAGACGTTAGCTGCGAAAGCACTAATGTATAACACAAATAAAGAGCTTATAGGGGAGGTCACATTCCAAGAAACCGAAAAGGGTGTTGAGCTTGCTGCCGTAGTGAACAATTTAACACCGGGTGTACATGGAATTCATATTCATGAGGTAGGAAAATGTGATCCACCAGATTTCACTTCAGCAGGAGCCCATTTTAATCCAACTAATAAGAAACACGGTGTTGAAAATCCTTTAGGTCCTCATGTTGGTGATTTACCGAATATTACGGTGGATGATAATGGACAAGTAGAGTTGAATTTTGTAACGGCTGACTTCACATTGAAAAAAGGAGAGAAAAACTCACTTTTTGATGAGGATGGAAGTTCCCTTGTCATACATGAAAAGGCAGATGATTATAAAACAGATCCTGCAGGTAACTCTGGTGCGCGCATTGCATGTGGGGTAATCGAATAA
- a CDS encoding LysM peptidoglycan-binding and 3D domain-containing protein, whose product MKNNKIIALTAALSITATGFVATNASAEKYTIQPGDTLYKISKKFDTTVESLKEINHLTSDLIFADDMLEVSSNGKFYIIEPGDTLSTIAAAHNVTVKQLQAWNGINTDLIYAGETLLVSGPSKEVIVATEKKEQTTTTQQATNSANTTPTSAPTTQATSNVAKKITVEATAYTAYCSGCSGVTTDGTNLRENPDLKIISVDPNVIPLGSKVWVEGYGEAIAADTGGSIKGNKIDVFIPSDKAANEWGRRTVTVKILN is encoded by the coding sequence ATGAAGAATAATAAAATAATAGCTTTAACGGCTGCTTTATCAATTACAGCAACAGGTTTTGTTGCAACAAATGCTTCAGCGGAAAAATATACAATTCAACCTGGTGATACACTATATAAGATAAGTAAGAAGTTTGATACAACAGTAGAATCATTAAAAGAAATCAACCATTTAACAAGTGATTTAATTTTTGCAGACGATATGTTAGAAGTAAGCTCGAACGGGAAATTTTATATTATTGAGCCAGGCGATACATTATCTACAATCGCAGCAGCTCACAATGTAACAGTGAAGCAATTGCAGGCTTGGAATGGTATAAATACTGACTTAATTTATGCAGGTGAAACGTTATTAGTTTCAGGACCATCAAAGGAAGTCATTGTTGCAACCGAAAAAAAAGAGCAAACAACTACAACGCAACAAGCAACGAATTCAGCAAATACCACGCCAACGTCAGCTCCTACAACACAAGCTACAAGTAATGTGGCAAAAAAGATAACGGTAGAAGCAACAGCTTATACAGCATATTGTTCGGGTTGCTCTGGTGTTACAACGGATGGCACGAATTTACGTGAAAATCCTGATTTGAAAATTATATCTGTAGATCCTAATGTCATCCCACTAGGCTCAAAGGTATGGGTTGAAGGCTACGGAGAAGCCATTGCTGCAGATACAGGAGGGTCCATTAAAGGCAATAAAATTGATGTCTTTATCCCAAGTGATAAAGCTGCCAATGAGTGGGGACGTCGTACTGTGACAGTCAAAATTTTAAATTAA
- a CDS encoding TAXI family TRAP transporter solute-binding subunit → MFKSKNRLFLMLISVLILVLAACGTDDETASTDEESTNGSDTNSALDFGNVKLMSVLTGGTQGTYYPLGGTFADLITSETGVKTTAEVSQASAANMTALAEGNGEVAFVQTDIAYYATNGTMMFDGKAIDSVVALGALYPETVQLVTLADSGIKSFADLKGKKVSVGAPGSGTYANAEQLLEIHGLTMDDIKAQNLDFGESTDGIQSGQIDAAFITAGYPTGAVEALNATNGVYIVPVEADKAKELIEKYPYYAVDNIPSGTYGLEADVPAVSVGAMLAVKKDLPDDLVYAMTKAIYDNTDKIGHAKGSFIKAETGLDGIGIEVHPGAQRYFDEVK, encoded by the coding sequence ATGTTCAAATCAAAAAATAGGCTTTTCTTGATGCTAATAAGTGTATTGATCTTAGTTCTAGCTGCATGTGGTACCGACGACGAGACGGCATCAACTGATGAAGAATCAACAAATGGTTCTGATACTAATTCAGCGTTAGACTTTGGCAATGTTAAGTTAATGAGTGTGTTAACAGGTGGGACACAAGGTACTTACTATCCATTAGGTGGTACATTTGCAGATTTAATCACATCTGAAACAGGAGTTAAAACGACTGCTGAGGTGTCACAGGCTTCAGCTGCTAATATGACAGCGTTAGCAGAGGGTAATGGAGAAGTGGCATTCGTACAAACGGATATTGCTTACTACGCAACAAATGGAACGATGATGTTTGACGGGAAAGCAATCGATTCTGTTGTCGCATTAGGTGCGTTATATCCTGAAACAGTTCAATTAGTAACATTAGCGGACTCAGGTATTAAATCGTTTGCCGATTTAAAAGGTAAAAAGGTTTCAGTAGGTGCACCAGGTTCTGGTACTTACGCAAATGCTGAGCAATTATTAGAAATCCACGGTTTAACAATGGATGATATAAAAGCACAAAACTTAGACTTTGGTGAATCAACAGACGGTATTCAATCTGGTCAAATTGATGCAGCGTTTATTACGGCTGGTTACCCAACTGGTGCAGTAGAGGCATTAAATGCAACAAATGGTGTTTATATCGTGCCAGTTGAAGCAGATAAAGCAAAAGAACTAATCGAGAAATATCCATACTATGCAGTGGATAACATTCCTTCAGGTACATACGGCTTAGAAGCAGATGTACCAGCTGTATCTGTAGGTGCGATGTTAGCGGTTAAGAAAGATCTTCCAGATGACTTAGTTTATGCCATGACAAAAGCAATTTACGACAACACAGATAAAATCGGTCATGCAAAAGGTTCATTTATTAAAGCTGAGACTGGCTTAG